Proteins encoded within one genomic window of Acidimicrobiales bacterium:
- a CDS encoding ATP-binding protein has product MGWRVQAEFDADERSVPDARSLVASTLRSWHVSELEASACLLATELATNAVVHARTPYRITLELGPPNLRVLVADGSRALPSRRPPDSSAVTGRGLSIVEALALDWGARHAGDGKVVWFDLATGPGDSVSADRLTQMV; this is encoded by the coding sequence GTGGGTTGGCGTGTCCAGGCCGAGTTCGACGCCGATGAACGCTCGGTTCCCGATGCTCGTTCGCTTGTCGCCTCCACCCTGCGCAGCTGGCATGTCTCCGAGCTCGAGGCCAGCGCCTGTCTGCTGGCCACCGAACTGGCCACCAACGCCGTTGTCCACGCCCGAACGCCCTATCGGATCACCCTCGAGCTCGGCCCGCCGAACCTGCGAGTGCTCGTGGCGGACGGCTCGCGGGCCCTGCCCAGTCGGCGGCCGCCCGACTCCTCGGCGGTCACCGGCCGCGGCCTGTCCATCGTCGAGGCCTTGGCCCTGGACTGGGGAGCCCGCCACGCCGGCGACGGCAAGGTGGTGTGGTTCGACCTCGCCACGGGACCGGGCGACTCTGTTTCCGCCGACAGGCTGACCCAGATGGTCTAG